The DNA segment ATTAAGGATTATCGAAAATGTGACAGAATTCTGTTACATTTGGGGTGGATATAATTCTTAATGATTTGTTTCTTACAGTTTGCCAGCAGCTGTAAAACAAAGCTCTTTGATTTTTTCTATTTTGAATGAGCGACAATCAGCATTTCATGATAAGAATCTTCATAATGCAAATAAAAATAGCGTTATCGCAGATATCATTTAAACTAACACGAGCATGACGACGATGGCATCTGATACTCCAATCAGCTTCTTACAGCGGTTTGGCCAACAACGCCGTATCGTCGCATATTTGGTATTCGTAGTAGTTTTCTTAATCAGTTTAAATGACCGCACTGATATTTCACTTTTAAGTTTTAAGTCTATTTTTTTTCTAGTACTGATGCTTGCAATGCCTTATTTGCAGTTCAAACTGGCAAATTATCTGCTCAAGCGGCATGGTAAAAATCATCAAATCGTCGCATCGACAACCTATACCGAATTTGATCACTCTAAAAACATTCAACTGATGTGGCCAATCGTTTGCATTGATGCGATTTGTGTCGGTTTGGCGATAGGCTATTTGCAGTTCTCTCTGACCCCTTCGATGATCTTTATGGTGATGTTGATTGTCAGATTGGTTGAATTGAATAGTCTGTTATTTTCTATCGTGAGCGTCTTGGTATGCATTTTGAGCGCCTATATCTCTGCATATGTTTTGGGGGTAAATACCCATACATTTGCTCTGCATGAAGGGGTGTCTGATGGGTCTGCGCTATTGCGCGTAGGGAGTATCGTCTGTTTCGCCACTTATATCGTTTTTGCGTTGAATTATGCTGAAAAGCATGTGGCGGTTTTGAAGAAAAAATTCATTGAGTCTGAAAAGAAAAACCATCAATACATTAAGATGGCCAATAAAATTGCTCGCTATGCCCCAAGTCAGGTGTGGCAAGCCATAGTGAATGGAACATTTGAGTCTAGAATTTACAACAAGCGTAAAAAGCTCACCATATTTTTCTCCGATATTGAGGGGTTTACTGAGTTATCGGATCGCCTTTCTTCCGACGATCTAGCTGCTTTGCTCAATACTTATTTTGAGAAGATGTCCAATATTGCACGTAAATATGGCGGCACCATTGATAAGTTTGTTGGTGATGCTTTGGTTATCTTTTTTGGTGATCCAACCAGTAGTGGTACCAAAAATGATGCGATTGCATGTATCGATATGGCCATTGCGATGCAGCAAGAAATGAAGCGTTTACGACAGAAAAGTAATAATTCAGAGTTAGGTCAACTACACGTTCGGATGGGCGTCACAACGGGGTATTGTCACGTTGGCAACTTTGGTAGCGCGTCTAGAATGAGTTATACCGTGATAGGTCGGGAAGCAAATCTTGCCGCACGTTTGCAAGCAGCAGCTGCGCCAAATGAAATTTTGATGTCACAAGAGACCTATGAACAAGTTCGGGATCAGGTCAACTGTATCGATCAAGGGGAAATCATGCTTCGTGGTATTGCTCAACCTGTGCAGGCTTGGCAAGTAGCGGGTCGGTACGAGAATGTACCGACGCATCAGCGACGCTGGAGCGAATACGAGCTAGAAGGATTTAACCTACAGTTGGATATGGATCTGGTGAAATCTTATGATCGAGATCGGATCAAACGTGCGTTACAGCATGCGATCGAGAATCTCGACCGCCCTGGTCTTAATTAGAACGGTTTATATTTTTAATGACGTTCTGATGCGTGATTAATGGTATAGCGTGGGATCTCAATCAACAGATCCGTATCATTGACTTCGACTTGGCAGGATAGGCGAGAGTCTGGCTCTAAACCCCAAGCACGATCGAGTAAATCGGCCTCAACATCATCCATCTCTTCTAGCGCATTAAATCCTTTACGAACGACCACATGGCATGTCGTACAAGCGGCTGACATATCGCAGGCGTGTTCGATTGAAACACCATTATCGAGTAATAACTGACATAAATTTTGCCCAGCTTTCGCTTCAAATTCTGCACCCTCTGGGCAGAATTGAGCATGTGGCATTACTTTGATACGCGTCATAATCGCAAGCTTCCAATTCGTTTTCGTTTAATATCTACAATCTATTGCTTATTGAGCCGACGTTTAACGCCAATCACTTAAAGAAGTACCCTTCAAGGCCTGACTCACACTTCGATTCATTCGATGTGCTGCAAACTCATCGCTATACCGTTTTAGAGCATCTATTGCATTTTGAATTGCAGGTAAATCGTCTGTCTTCAGTACTTCTTTAAGCGCTGTAATCGCATGTTTCAATGCGGTGAGTTCATCGTTTGTCAGTAGTGCACTATCTTGATGTATTGCTTGCTCAAGCGCGAGAAGCTCACGTTCAGCCTCCACTTTGGTCTCAGAAAGGCTGCGTAAGTCCTTATCTCTTTGCGCATTCTGGAATCCCTCCGTAAGAAAGCGTTCCGCATCTTCGTGAGATAGGCCGTAAGATGGCTTGATCACAATCTCACTTTGGATGCCTGTTGTCATTTCTTTCGCTGAGACTGAGAGTAAACCATCTGCATCAATTTGAAAGCTGACTTGGATGCGTGCAGCACCAGCCATCATCGGTGGGATTCCACGGAGTTCAAAGCGACCTAAAGAGCGATTGTGTTCAACTGTTTCTCGCTCACCCTGTAACACGTGAATGAGCATTGCACTTTGACCATCTTTATAGGTTGTAAACTCTTGTTGACGTGTAATGGGGATGGGGGAGTTCCGTGGGATTAATCGCTCAACTAATCCCCCCATGGTTTCTAAGCCGAGTGATAGAGGCGTTACGTCGAGTAGGAGTGCGCCATCTTTACCATTACCAACCAATTGATCTGCCGATATCGCAGCACCTAATGCAACGACTTGATCAGGATCAAGCG comes from the Aquirhabdus parva genome and includes:
- the fdx gene encoding ISC system 2Fe-2S type ferredoxin → MTRIKVMPHAQFCPEGAEFEAKAGQNLCQLLLDNGVSIEHACDMSAACTTCHVVVRKGFNALEEMDDVEADLLDRAWGLEPDSRLSCQVEVNDTDLLIEIPRYTINHASERH
- a CDS encoding adenylate/guanylate cyclase domain-containing protein — translated: MASDTPISFLQRFGQQRRIVAYLVFVVVFLISLNDRTDISLLSFKSIFFLVLMLAMPYLQFKLANYLLKRHGKNHQIVASTTYTEFDHSKNIQLMWPIVCIDAICVGLAIGYLQFSLTPSMIFMVMLIVRLVELNSLLFSIVSVLVCILSAYISAYVLGVNTHTFALHEGVSDGSALLRVGSIVCFATYIVFALNYAEKHVAVLKKKFIESEKKNHQYIKMANKIARYAPSQVWQAIVNGTFESRIYNKRKKLTIFFSDIEGFTELSDRLSSDDLAALLNTYFEKMSNIARKYGGTIDKFVGDALVIFFGDPTSSGTKNDAIACIDMAIAMQQEMKRLRQKSNNSELGQLHVRMGVTTGYCHVGNFGSASRMSYTVIGREANLAARLQAAAAPNEILMSQETYEQVRDQVNCIDQGEIMLRGIAQPVQAWQVAGRYENVPTHQRRWSEYELEGFNLQLDMDLVKSYDRDRIKRALQHAIENLDRPGLN